Sequence from the Gadus chalcogrammus isolate NIFS_2021 chromosome 21, NIFS_Gcha_1.0, whole genome shotgun sequence genome:
cattaggGCTGATATTAACTATTCTGTACTTATGACAgcacatactctcacacacacacacgcgcgcacgcacacacgcacacaaatgaatCTGTCTGTCAGTCCTGTAGTTGATGAATAATCCCCAAACCCCTGTATGGTGGTTCCAGATCAAggtgacagaggagaggaggttagCGGTGACGGTCCACCTGATCGACGAGGAGGTGTCTGTGGTACCGCGCGGCGCGTTCAACAGAACACATCTGGGCCTCATGAACACCAACCGCTGCTTCGAGGGTACACTGATGTCTGTGGGATTTATATTGTGACAGGCTTTAAGGGCCAGGGGTCAAAACCACCTCATTGGGAGTCGTTCTCTCTCTACAGAATCCGTGCATGAAATGTTTTATCTTGTGAACCGGCGCATCCTTTGTTTTCTCTGCGTACTCTGGTGTGTCACgcctttctctccgtctctcaggGCTGTCTCACGCAGAAGCCGGGAAGCTGGAAAACTTTCTTCACTTCGCCAAACCCAAGAAGCTGAAGAAGAAGTTGATCCAGGAGCAGGCCGACCTCGACCCCTCCATCGACTTCCTGGACCCGCTGAGCGACGACGTACCAAAGGGTGATGCcacgcacaaacacgtgcacacaccaacaccatttgcatttacatttaaggcaattttgcagacgcttttatccgaagcgacttacaataagtatttgtcagaagaaagagaaacaacaccaTCAACAGATCTAGTCGGCGTAGGTCTAGTAGACCCGGGAGGTCTAACACATCTAGTGGGTCTAGGTCTAGTACAGCCGTGACTGGGTTTAGGTTTGGGAGGTCGAACACGTCTAGTCGGTCTAGGTCTAGTAGACGCGGGAGGTCTAATTTGCGAGGTCTAGTATTTGCGTTAAACCAAACAAGCTCTGAGCCGGTTGCCTGTGATCTATGAAATTATACAGTTGGAACATTCCAGCGTCGTGTGGTTTacggtcgtgtgtgtgtggggaccgtTTAGTGTGTTCCAGCAGCCATGCAGCATTAACCCCAAATTAGCTGTGTTATTGAAATTAAGGTTGGACGCAAAAGAAATAATCGGTGTGTAAGCAACGCACGTTTCTTTTTTCCTGGAAAGTGTGATCTTGACAAAAGCGCCAGTGAGTGGGATAACGGCGGTGAAAACATGGCACTCACTGAAGTTTCCGAACCAAGGTTTGTTGGCCTGACGGCTCCGAGACGACGGCCTGTCCTCCCACGATGGAATATGTATTCTCAGTATTATGTTGTGCAGGCATTCTCCCCCCCGGGGGAGACTCGCGCTTTACAAAAAGTGCTTGTGGTGCAACAGACTAATAACCTTCCTCCATAATGTTCCTGGCCAACATGCTGATATCGTTTTGGCCTTGGGTTCCACACTGAGAAATTACATAGAGTAATACGATCATCATGGGGTTTTCAACGGGACCCGTCGGTGGGAGGAACACAGAACGTAATAAGCATGGGAACTGCTCTGGAGACACGTCTCGCGCaccccccccctgaaataaaGAGATGACCCCACTTAACCAAGTATTTATATTCCTAATGTATTCCAATAACGTATTACCCCAATGGTTATCCAGCATTGGTTTTTATTTGTGGTGGCTACCCCCATCGTAGTAAATCTACAGTCACATCTTGTGGGGTTTCTGAATACACTTAATACATGTTTTGTGGTGGTTTCCGAGTGCACAGCGAGTTAAAAAACGATAAGTAAAAAACCAAGGCCCCGTGACTAAAACACCCAGCAGCTGTCCCGACATAACGGGGAGCTTAGGCATGGACGcatatgtgtgtacatgcacatgTGCTTTTGAGTTAAGGCTGTTGTCAGCGGCGGCGTCGCTACCATCACACAGCTGTTTTTCGATGCAGAAGTCGGCGCTGCAAAGCTGCGAAGGGCCCGAGCTACAGtaggcgagagagggggggggggttctaacCAAAGACAGGTGCTATTCCTCGGAGCGAGAGAAAGTTCAGCTCCTTCTTCTGtgagcttcccccccccccccccgacgacAGTATCGCAGAGGTGACTCTGAAGGGCTTGGAAGTTTGTCTTGATTTATGTCTCGCACGCCACACAGGTTTGAAGGAGGCACGCTACAGGCCGTCTGACCCTGTCAGCTCACTACTGGTGTTGTTGGAATACAGTTACAGAGGAGACACTTGTGTCAACACGCTGTGTATCGTGTGTGCAGAGACCTTGCGCCCTTAACCCCATCTTTGTTTTAGGTCTTAAAGTCATCCGTGCTTTGACTTTTATTTATAGCAATGAGTGTATTTTACTGAAACAGATCCCGTGTCTAATATGCATTCACCACGCATTGGTGTTTATCGCCCCACCCAAAGGTCCTGAGAAAATGTTTGAGAACACATCAAGAGCACAATAGGCTgagtgtattttctttcttctatcCTTTTGGATCCTCTCACTACTCTGCTTCTTGTGGTTTGAAGCTTGTGGTTTGAGCCCCAATAGTGATCTGGGAACGGCTGTCAAAAGGCCGCTGGTTCCATCCAACTCAACACTGCAGCGGACATGCCAGGCATTACAGCACTTACAGCCACATTCCCAATCGGCATGAAAAGATAGTGTTGTGTGCTGCTGGCTATGGTCCAGCGGCGCCCAGCTGTGTGGCCACCATGGTGCTGCTGCTGACTGCAGGGGAGCAGGGGAGCATGTGCAATGAGGTGCCAAAGAAGGACTTCATAGACTCTGTTAACTCCAAACCACCAGCACTCCTGGCCCCGCGTTTCTCAGGAATCGTTTCtcgtgcttttttttttctaaagtatGCTTTGCAGCGGGTTTTTGTGAGCTTTTATGCAGGAAATCGTTTTGAATCGTATTCTGGAGCTGGCGTGCACGGCAAACATCTTTAACAAGCTGCACAGCACTTCATGTAGTGGTGTTTCGCTGGAGCCAATCTTGAAGCCAAATGTGTCGATAGCAATTGCAACACGGCATTCCTTACGTCAGTGGTTCTCTATTGGTCGAGCCTCCGGAGCCACTTGTGCCAATACGTGACGACCCCAAAAGATAACAATATTTCGGTATGCAATGATGCTAAACTTAAGGAAACATAAACCCATTGAAACATGACTTAATACATGGTTTTCTTTCTAAAGATTAAGGTTTGGCATACGTTCTGCGACTCAAACATGTGGGTTGAGACCCACCGTTTGAGTATCCCTGCCAGTAAAAGAAACCATTTGTGACGGATGATACCATTGTCTTTGGTTGTTCTTTCAGGGCAGTGGAGCCTGCAGTTGGAGAACGccagcagcgtgtgtgtgctccgCAGCCTGCTGTGGATGGGTCTGACGTTCTACCACGTGCCCATGACGCCACAGCACGGCTACGTCTACTTTGGGTACGGCTGCAAGAACCTGGACCTGCCCTTCATGCTCTAAACAAATATCGTCTCctatccacgtgtgtgtgtgtgtgtgtgagagagagagggagagagtgagtgtgtacatgtgtgagtgtgagatcTTCATGGCGTCATCGGAATGGATCTTCACGAAACAATTTTTTTGTTTGCGCTTTAACCAAAATAAATTGAGCCACAGACATACATTTTCCGTCCCTCCCAAGTCGTGTTTGGTTTAgttcacatgcacatgcaccctTTGCCGTATACACACGCAGAGAGTAAACGTAAACGGACGCATTTTATTTGCACATCTGGATCGGCTTGGCGTACACACAGTCAACACACCACCACCTTACTGTGCACATAAAAGCCATCTCAGTGAATTTAGAGTCCAGAGTTCATTTCAAAGCCTCTCGAAAGACAAATTACTCTAAATCAATTATTCTGGGTGGGGCTCGGCATGATTCATTCAGTCCCCGGGCGAGGCCGCTtgataaacaaaacacaaccagaaaatataaagaaagagaagaggCTGAATAAATACAGATGCAGAACCCTTTCAACCTTCTCCCcatggctgtgattggccagacACTGGGTTTTCcctatgaaaaaaaatattctgcCGTGGGACTTTGAGAGAGACTGAAACAATCACACAATGAAGTGTGCTTCATGCTACCGTCTCGAAGCTGGTCCTGGGAGTGGTCGATTAGAATTCTGTCTCGTCAGTGTTTCAAGTAGAGGGGTCTGACGCCGTACTGTACGTTGTTCTTGAGCGCGGGGTCGCCGACCGGCATGCGCCTCTTGCACCATTTGAGACCGGTTCTGACGAAGGGCTTCACCGAGCCTATGGACCAGCGGGTGAGGTACCTGTGGGGAGAGAGGTGTCCGTCAGTTGGGGAAATACACCAAAAGCAAACAGAGCAGATGTGTTGAGACAGGGCAGAGGGCAGCAATAAGGAGATTTAACACACGGTGGACCCCGACCTGTTGAGCTGGGGCTTAGGTTTCCTCGGTACATGGTCCTCGGGCAGCTTGGGTTTGTGGTCAGGGAGCAGACCTAGAGTGGGAACACAATGACCCGAATGTTATAATTAGAGGTGATTCAAATATCATCATAtcggtcataataatttaaagatatcaaaaacaaacaaataacatTACATTCAGAACACATTGTCACGTGAACGAAACCAGCTTAAAAAGGAGGCTAGTTTGGTTTCATAATTTCACGAATAAAAAAAAGGCTGTGGCCTGAGAAAAAGGGCCATCTTCTATTATAGTAATCTTAAATGTCCAATGTGTGGAATTAAGTTGTATCTGGGGGCACAACAGCAGCCCTAAAAAAAGTATCCCAGATGGGTTGTAGCCTTGGGATAACATGCCCCTTCCTTCCTACAACTCTTTGCCCGAAACGAGTTATCTCTAGAGCCGTCTGTCCGTTCTGGGTAACTGTAGACACACGGCAGTGCAAAATGGCCGTCTCCATGGAGGGGGACCAACTCCCTatgtagaaataaaaaaactcattccaaggtaaaaaaaaaaaatactatttaaaataattatgaaTACGATATTTCACTACTCAAGTCTTTCGCTAGATGCCGCTAATTATACACACTCGATGTGTGTACTAAACAGCCACGGATCATGACTCAACCCCAGTATTAAAGTGCTGCCTGGATTTCCTATTGAAATACAACACGACGACTAGACAAAGCAGAGGACGTCCTCCCCTCACCCGCTCGGTGGGCCATCTTCACGCAGATCTCCACTTTGTGGTGCTCCTCGGGGCACAGGCCGGTGATCCTCTTGGGGAGCATCCCTCCGTCAGAGCGGATGAACTGGCTCAGCAGCAGCACGTCCTGGGGGTAGAGGACGCAACCACAATGAGTCACATCAAGTCCACGGTCACAGATGATCTTATTTCAtcctttattttttgtttgtttcgaTGGTGTCTTAGTCACCGTGTAGTCGTATTTGTTCTGCAGGTTCCACCTGTAGATGGGGCATTTGGCAGCAGGGTTTGGAGGCTCTGGTGCTGCTGCCACATCCACGGTGTGTCCCTCAATCTGGACaaaacattttgaaggtttCAGTATTTATATCAACATTTTCGTATCCTCTGGGTCTTTTCACTGCGGACTGTGATGTCATTGGGGTGGTATAGTTACAGATTTAACCTATTTCCATTCATCCCAAAAcaatggtgttttttttctgagAATAAATAGTGGTGACTGCATCAAATGAGTGTTAAATGGTCACAGGACCTGACCCTATTGTTACCTTGAGCAATGCTTTCTTTGTCAAGGGGCTTTGGGTAATACAATTAAGCTGGCTAATGCTCAGTTTGGGACAGAACTCGTTGTCAAACCTACTGTAACACTCATAACTCAAGGGCAGACCGAGATGGCAATACATTTGTCCTCCATTATATTATAAACACTACAATATCTTATACATGTAGTCagttgtttatatgtgtgtgtgcaaatgatCACATGAATTCTAAaaatagaaatacaaaaatgaCTTACTGTTATTGTTTTACCCTCTTGCTTTTCCACCACTGAAAGACAAGataaaaatatttgaataagAAAGTTACCCTTCAACACGTTGGGAAGAAACATGTCCCACCGGCGACCAATGAATGAAAGCTATATGTGACGTCACAAATCATTCTTCAGCTCCTGGTAGAAAAGACGCTGCCCTTGCCTATAACGGAGAGCACTAGTCTCTACATGAATCAAACCACTTCATATAAATATCGGGTCATTACGAGGAGTGTCATGTATTGTGCAAAATTACAAAACGTTGAAACCAGCAGAGCGACAATTCTAGCAAAGGAAGTTTGCTTGAGATGTCGCAGTCAGCCACAGAGTACTCGCCTTGCCGGATCCCTCTG
This genomic interval carries:
- the mrps18a gene encoding 39S ribosomal protein S18a, mitochondrial yields the protein MAARCVLGSIRTSFSEIRQVVNGGSFSYLTRACIPQLSFFGNTQCRGIRQVVEKQEGKTITIEGHTVDVAAAPEPPNPAAKCPIYRWNLQNKYDYTDVLLLSQFIRSDGGMLPKRITGLCPEEHHKVEICVKMAHRAGLLPDHKPKLPEDHVPRKPKPQLNRYLTRWSIGSVKPFVRTGLKWCKRRMPVGDPALKNNVQYGVRPLYLKH
- the rsph9 gene encoding radial spoke head protein 9 homolog; its protein translation is MDSNTLYYSLDLVSGSGHALNGEQRAALQTSLVLLKKNYKFNRVMFWGKILGIKEDYFIAQGKGHDELKDKQFLYSFNCMEWHLLPPADDAMVGEVSRAAKGRFMGDPSHEYTDYPLKREGDEATEAVELIKVTEERRLAVTVHLIDEEVSVVPRGAFNRTHLGLMNTNRCFEGLSHAEAGKLENFLHFAKPKKLKKKLIQEQADLDPSIDFLDPLSDDVPKGQWSLQLENASSVCVLRSLLWMGLTFYHVPMTPQHGYVYFGYGCKNLDLPFML